TTGTGACGGctgtctttttttgttgttgagtTACACCATAAACTGGTGAAGTTACACACAAAACTTATGATTGatgattgttttgttttccttaCAGAAACATGTCATCCAGTGGTTTGGTCAGTGAAATTGATGCTTCCTTTGGTCAGATATTATTGCTCCAGCATTTGTACGTACAGAAGAGTACCACCATTTCAGACTTGCACAGAGTAGAAATAGTTCTTACATTAGTAGCTAGTCCGTGAATTGGTAGTGCTTGCTTTGCGCATGTATGACCATTGACTGGTCAgtgctttctcttctttcaGTAACACATTACCTTACCTTATGAAAATATGCTTGTGAAAGTATAATTTCAATTTTATTATCAAACTGTATTGGTCAACCTTTTTgagagtactccctccgttcttaaatataagatgttctaggtTTCTCCtaaatcaaacttcttcaagtttgcaagtttgaccaaatttacaGAAAAATCTACCAGCATCTGTAagtctaaattagttttattaaatccgtcatgatatatatcttcatagtttacttatttgatatttcagatattagtacatttttctataaacttagtCAAACCTTGACCTATGACAAAGCTAggacatcttatatttaggaacggacaGCATGCTAAATCTCAAGCTCGTTACCTTTTGTTCTCGAGTTTCAAGTATCAAATGCTAAAAAATTTAAACTCGTAAAATATGGGTATTTATTCAACCACAATTCATTATGAAGTATATCATGTTACTTTGCATTTCCAGGGATCTATCACACAACAGTCTTTCAGGGTCGATACCTGATTTTCTGGGTCAACTTCCAGCACTTAAGTTTCTGTATGTGTTCTTGCCAATGCGACTTCTATTTTGCAAACTTTATAGGAAAGAACCATTTTGATCTTTAGTTTCTTCGTCTCTCACAGGGATTTGTCGAGCAACAACCTCAGTGGATCAATTCCTTGTAATCTGCTAGAAAAATCTCAGAATGGGTTGTTGGCACTAAGGTCTGCACATGTTTCCTGTATATCatttgtacaacatgtttgtGAATTACTGaattgaaacattttttgttcatCATACTATTTGAATAATTcttaaaataattttattatGCTACAACGATGTGCTGctcttataaaaaaaatggaatgaCTATTTTGACAAAAGAGGCAATTTAGTAGCTTAGGTCCCAACGCTATTCAAGACAGTGCTTGTGTTTCTAATTTACTTCCAATATGTTACAATATTTCACTATCAGCATTCCATTTGTAGGGTCGATAACCCAAATCTTCATGGAGATTGTGCTCCCAGACCGGTTGggagcaagaacaagataaaacTTATACTCGAGATTGTGCTTCCAGTAATTGCTGCAATAGCTCTGCTGTTTGTGGCTGCACTTGTGTTTGTCATTTTACCTAGAATAAAGAAAAGACCAGGTAAGTAAATTAATAGTACTTCCTGAACGGTGTCATTGCTAAGGGAATTCAGCATGCTTGTTTGCCATTCGTCCTGTGAGTGTGTTTTAATATGGTTTCTGCCTATATGCTGCCTCCAGATGTGGTTCCTTCAGCTAGTCTTTTTGAGAACCGGAGGTTCAGATACAAGGAACTAAAGCGCATCACAAACAACTTCAACACTGTAATTGGAAGGGGTGGTTTTGGTTTTGTCTATCTTGGCAAATTGGAGAATGAAACTCAAGTTGCTGTAAAGATGCGGTCAGATACATCTTCACAAGGGGATACAGAGTTTTTGGCCGAGGTACATGTACAATATCGGTCCTTGTTTTCATCAAATTGGTAGCTATGTTATACGTATCATATCCATATTTCAGGCTCATGAATCATCATATCCATATTTCAGGCTCAGCACCTGGCCAGGGTTCATCACAAGAACTTGGTGTCCTTGATTGGTTATTGCAAGGATAAGAAACATTTAAGCCTTGTCTATGAGTACATGGATGGGGGAAACCTACAAGACCGGCTCCGAGGTTGGTAAATTTTTGTCCCACATCATGCTGCATGAATGTGAAATTAAGTTCAACATGGCTGTGGAGTATGTTATGCTCAGTAAATCTTAGCTCCTTCAAGTTCAACTGTGTTTTCTCTTAAACAATGGACACAAGTTCAGAATACGCCACTCCTTGTCTCACTAACATGTGGGTGGGGCAATGTGTCAATGAGATATGGAGCTGGAATATACTGAAAAAATCGTGTAAATCTGATTGCTCTCTCTTATGCTCCTGTGAACAGCCTAAAGTCTTAAGATTAGCTGCATTTTTACTTCTGCTTATCAGCATACTTGAATGTGGTCTGGCACTGCATGAAGCTACCAGCGCAATCCTATCAGTCTAACTAAATATCCCTTTTTCTGTTCACAGGTCAAGAACTCCTTAGTTGGCTGCAGCGCCTTAAGATCGCACAGGACTCTGCCTGTGGTACGTAGCGATGTTTTTTCATATGCACATTCAAACATTTCTCTGCAATACAAAAGATGTTCGACATCATGATCGTCTAGCTATCATATATGTATTATAACTTAAAATTATTGATGCAATGCATGCAGGACTGGAGTACCTGCATAAATCTTGCAGCCCGCCATTGATCCATAGAGATGTGAAGACCGGGAACATCCTTCTTAGCACAAATCTTGAGGCGAAGTTGTCAGATTTTGGGTTGACAAGGGCCTTAAGCGGTGAAGCGGTAACACACATTACCACACAACCTGCTGGTACCCTCGGATACCTGGACCCAGAGTACGCATTTCCTCTGACCCTAGCTCCATAACGAACATTTGATATTTGATTTCTGATGAGTCTGATGTAAGAGTTAACCCCGAGCAGGTACCACGCAACCGCGCATCTAAGCGAGAAGAGCGACGTGTATAGCTTCGGTGCCGTTCTCCTGGTTCTCATCACAGGTCGTCCGGCGTACATCACCGTCGGTGAGACGGAGGGAATCACCATTGCGCGCTGGGTGGAGGACAGGCTCTCCGAAGGTGACATCGAGGGCGTAATCGACCCACGGATACAAGGGGACTGCGACGTCAACTCGGTGTGGAAGGTGGCGGACCTGGCTCTGCGATGCACGAAGAAAGTGGCGCGGGAACGGCCGACGATGACAGAGGTCGTGGAGGGGATCGGCGAGAGCTTGCTGCTGGAGAACTCGTCGCGCTCCATGAGGTGCAGCTTGGCCGGGACAGGCGGTTCGGCGTTTGCTGACGgtgactccatcagtgcgctCGAGACGGAAGTGATGGGAGAAACATCGGCCCGGTGACATGAAGGGATTTGCTTGCCGTCCTTATGAATTACTGAGTGCATCACATAGACACTTGCACTTGAATTGCTGTTCTTGCAATGTGATCAGAATATTATTTGCCAGACAgttatgcaaaaaaaaaagaggatcTCATTTGATGAACAATATTTCTGGGCATTAGCCGGCTCAAAACCGACCAATTTCAAACTTGCTGGTAAAGATGCTATCTCAAATATTTGCGGTCGGAGTGCGGTTGTAAAGAATAGAATGTTTTGTGTTGCCtgcttgtgagttgtgacagCACTGTACGTGCTCGTGGTTCtctttgattaaaaaaaggtTTCTACGTACTACAGCCTACAGGGTACAGTAGgatattttcttttagaaTTTGTTTGCAGGATTCTATATATTACATCACCATTATGTACGTATCTCAATGGGGATATCAGCTTTATTTTTTCCAAAGCATTAGTTATcttggattaaaaaaaaggaatttgcTCTGATATATATTATAGAGTATAACCTGGCTTGACggtgtttttttagggaatggTATAGGTTTTTCGAAAATTGTGATTAATTCTCCTCGGGCTGTAAATCGGAGTC
This is a stretch of genomic DNA from Brachypodium distachyon strain Bd21 chromosome 1, Brachypodium_distachyon_v3.0, whole genome shotgun sequence. It encodes these proteins:
- the LOC100828734 gene encoding probable LRR receptor-like serine/threonine-protein kinase At1g05700 isoform X2, whose product is MPSQWPGYWMVMLVLVVIMALSFISIHGQPDSHGFISIDCGYTASKQYVDSRTGLTYASDDGFIDAGLVHTVDSANLQPDLAVRYFNLRYFPSGPRNCYTFRSLTAGGKYLVRAAFGYGDYDKLNRLPTFDLYFGVNYWTTVTIVSSSTAYLFESIAVSPADFLQICLVNTGSGTPFISALDLRSLTANLYPEANVTQSMVLLSFFRDTVGFGPNRYHFGTNYQHIRFPDDPYDRIWQRYEDIASWTDLPNKSNGEIQNPPNDTYDAPSAVMRSASTPLNASAMDLSWSSDSSMSVGVNPTYILVLYFAELDASQDLRQFDVSVDNDLLLASAFSPKFLLATVLSGIVRGSGEHSISLTTTSNSVLDPLISAMEIFMVRPVNESATDSVDAWTMMTIQTKYSVKRNWVGDPCVPTSLAWDGLNCSYTPSSAPRITGLNMSSSGLVSEIDASFGQILLLQHLDLSHNSLSGSIPDFLGQLPALKFLDLSSNNLSGSIPCNLLEKSQNGLLALRVDNPNLHGDCAPRPVGSKNKIKLILEIVLPVIAAIALLFVAALVFVILPRIKKRPDVVPSASLFENRRFRYKELKRITNNFNTVIGRGGFGFVYLGKLENETQVAVKMRSDTSSQGDTEFLAEAQHLARVHHKNLVSLIGYCKDKKHLSLVYEYMDGGNLQDRLRGQELLSWLQRLKIAQDSACGLEYLHKSCSPPLIHRDVKTGNILLSTNLEAKLSDFGLTRALSGEAVTHITTQPAGTLGYLDPEYHATAHLSEKSDVYSFGAVLLVLITGRPAYITVGETEGITIARWVEDRLSEGDIEGVIDPRIQGDCDVNSVWKVADLALRCTKKVARERPTMTEVVEGIGESLLLENSSRSMRCSLAGTGGSAFADGDSISALETEVMGETSAR